In Streptomyces sp. NBC_01717, one DNA window encodes the following:
- a CDS encoding NPP1 family protein, which yields MKNRARTRKVSLVVGSAIALVIAVPGSALAAPPTALPANADGLEQTFQPAYDYDTDGCYPTPAIGPDGTIAPGLNTTGAVNGQCRDSWDLDNTNGYARYKCNNGWCAILYGLYFEKDQAVAGSGLGGHRHDWEHVVVWVQDNEVRYVSTSAHGNFNVYGRDQIQWDGTHPKIVYHKDGVSTHCFRPANSGDEPPENHYHAWQFPSLVGWNGFPAGLRDKLSQADFGSAVFGLKDGNFNYHLEKAKPANISFDPNA from the coding sequence GTGAAAAACAGAGCACGGACCCGCAAGGTCTCGCTCGTCGTCGGCAGCGCCATCGCGCTGGTCATCGCTGTTCCCGGCAGCGCTCTCGCTGCCCCGCCCACCGCCCTGCCCGCGAACGCGGACGGACTGGAGCAGACGTTCCAACCCGCGTACGACTACGACACGGACGGCTGCTACCCCACTCCCGCCATCGGCCCCGACGGGACCATAGCCCCCGGCCTCAACACCACCGGGGCCGTCAACGGTCAGTGTCGTGACTCCTGGGACCTCGACAACACCAACGGATACGCCCGCTACAAGTGCAACAACGGCTGGTGCGCCATCCTGTACGGGCTCTATTTCGAGAAGGACCAGGCCGTGGCCGGCAGTGGGCTCGGCGGGCACAGGCACGACTGGGAGCACGTCGTGGTGTGGGTGCAGGACAACGAGGTCCGCTACGTATCCACCTCCGCCCACGGCAACTTCAACGTCTACGGCCGTGACCAGATCCAGTGGGACGGAACGCATCCCAAGATCGTCTACCACAAGGACGGTGTGAGCACGCACTGCTTCCGTCCTGCGAATTCAGGCGACGAGCCGCCGGAGAATCACTACCACGCCTGGCAGTTCCCCAGCCTGGTCGGCTGGAACGGCTTCCCCGCGGGCCTGCGGGACAAGCTGAGCCAGGCCGACTTCGGTAGCGCCGTCTTCGGCCTCAAGGACGGCAATTTCAACTACCACCTCGAAAAGGCCAAGCCGGCCAACATCTCGTTCGACCCCAACGCCTGA
- a CDS encoding PPOX class F420-dependent oxidoreductase: MAQKMSDAEWRAFVMSGTRTGKLSTVREDGSPHIAPVWFLLDSDELVFNTGQNTVKGRNLARDGRVALCVDDERPPFGYAVLQGHAELSDALPQVREWATRIAARYVGADRAEEYGARNGVPGQLLVRVRIDKVLAMSGIIG, encoded by the coding sequence ATGGCACAGAAGATGAGCGACGCCGAGTGGCGCGCATTCGTCATGTCCGGCACCCGAACCGGCAAGCTCTCCACCGTCCGCGAGGACGGCAGCCCGCACATCGCCCCCGTCTGGTTCCTGCTCGACAGCGATGAGCTCGTGTTCAACACCGGGCAGAACACGGTCAAGGGTCGCAACCTCGCCCGGGACGGCCGGGTCGCGCTGTGCGTGGACGATGAGCGGCCGCCGTTCGGGTACGCGGTGCTGCAAGGTCATGCGGAGCTCAGCGACGCCCTCCCGCAGGTCCGGGAGTGGGCCACCCGGATCGCGGCCCGCTATGTGGGCGCCGACCGCGCCGAGGAGTACGGCGCCCGCAACGGCGTCCCCGGCCAGCTGCTCGTCCGGGTACGGATCGACAAGGTGCTCGCCATGTCGGGCATCATCGGCTGA
- a CDS encoding LamG-like jellyroll fold domain-containing protein: MSRTSHPGPGRRSLLQAALAVPAVGAAGAVLGTQSAQAATGQPPTAGSGSHRFDAESPRFALAVLPDTQYLFDADSADPEPLKETFHYLVAQRQEANIAFMTHLGDVTEHGSEEEIGLAADTFRTIHGKVPYSVLAGNHDINSGTDDQRGDTAYLRAFGPQRFTSMPTFGGASPDGYNSYHVLQAAGREWLVLALDWRASEKGLAWAQGVLDAHPTLPVILTTHDIAWAEDNGQAHLSDNGQRLWDRIIRGNDQIFMALGGHYWPPGRTVLTNDAGHDVHVHITNYQDRYYGGAGMVRLYSFDLVRQVVDVETFSPWFLARDPEKRTPLEAETIELTGPVDRFSLDIDFAERFQGFAPVVPPAPRPASRVMPRGTVAYWRFDSSGLAGAGTVGSAVAAGTVARDLSGHGNDLRVQLLHDSASKALTWSGDHHTEQPAHASLRFDGGKSPDRGAILTTAAQAPLNSLTFTSGFTIETFIKLPEPFEGDHAWMGILSWEGRNGDAGKTTGWSTEEPTCSLNVTPERFLQFVLYPHVQDADPTSWSHALPVGRWTHIAVVNNGHRTVMYVDGSQIARNPSQPATGIATLGKPFVIGGTQFAEQFGQSFYGWIGDTRIVNRALTPKDFMAPFA; encoded by the coding sequence ATGAGCAGAACCAGTCATCCCGGACCGGGTCGCCGCAGCCTGCTGCAGGCGGCGCTGGCCGTACCGGCGGTCGGAGCGGCCGGTGCGGTGCTGGGCACGCAGTCCGCGCAGGCCGCCACCGGGCAGCCACCGACAGCCGGCTCCGGCAGCCACCGTTTCGACGCGGAGAGCCCACGCTTCGCACTGGCGGTCCTGCCGGACACCCAGTACCTCTTCGACGCGGACAGCGCGGACCCGGAGCCGCTGAAGGAGACGTTCCACTACCTGGTGGCCCAGCGCCAGGAGGCGAACATCGCCTTTATGACGCACCTGGGCGACGTCACCGAGCACGGTAGCGAGGAGGAGATCGGTCTCGCGGCGGACACCTTCCGGACCATCCACGGCAAGGTGCCCTACAGCGTCCTCGCCGGCAACCACGACATCAACTCGGGCACCGACGACCAGCGCGGTGACACCGCCTATCTCCGGGCGTTCGGGCCGCAGCGCTTCACCTCCATGCCGACCTTCGGCGGCGCATCGCCCGACGGCTACAACAGCTACCACGTGCTGCAGGCTGCCGGGCGCGAGTGGCTGGTGCTCGCCCTCGACTGGCGCGCCTCCGAGAAGGGGCTGGCCTGGGCGCAGGGCGTCCTCGACGCCCACCCGACCCTGCCGGTCATCCTCACCACCCATGACATCGCCTGGGCCGAGGACAACGGCCAGGCGCACCTGTCCGACAACGGACAGCGGCTCTGGGACCGCATCATCCGCGGCAACGACCAGATCTTCATGGCACTCGGCGGCCACTACTGGCCTCCGGGGCGCACTGTGCTCACCAACGACGCCGGCCACGACGTGCATGTGCACATCACCAACTACCAGGACCGCTACTACGGCGGTGCAGGCATGGTCCGGCTCTACTCCTTCGACCTGGTCCGACAGGTCGTCGACGTCGAGACGTTCTCCCCGTGGTTCCTCGCCCGCGACCCGGAGAAGCGCACGCCGCTGGAGGCGGAGACCATCGAACTGACCGGTCCGGTCGACCGGTTCTCGCTGGACATCGACTTCGCGGAGCGGTTCCAGGGATTCGCACCGGTGGTTCCTCCGGCGCCGCGTCCGGCCTCCCGGGTGATGCCGCGGGGCACCGTCGCGTACTGGCGGTTCGACTCCTCCGGTCTGGCGGGTGCCGGCACCGTCGGTTCCGCGGTGGCCGCGGGCACCGTGGCACGCGACCTGTCGGGGCACGGAAACGACCTCCGGGTCCAGCTGCTCCACGACAGCGCCTCGAAGGCTCTGACCTGGTCGGGCGACCACCACACCGAGCAGCCGGCCCACGCCAGTCTCCGCTTCGACGGCGGCAAGTCGCCGGACCGCGGCGCAATCCTCACCACGGCCGCCCAGGCACCGCTGAACAGCTTGACGTTCACCTCGGGCTTCACCATCGAGACCTTCATCAAGCTGCCGGAGCCGTTCGAGGGCGACCACGCCTGGATGGGCATCCTCAGCTGGGAGGGTCGCAACGGCGACGCCGGAAAGACCACCGGCTGGTCGACGGAGGAGCCCACCTGCAGCCTCAATGTCACGCCTGAGCGCTTCCTGCAGTTCGTGCTCTACCCGCACGTCCAGGACGCCGACCCGACTTCATGGAGCCACGCGCTGCCCGTGGGCCGCTGGACCCACATCGCGGTCGTCAACAACGGTCACCGCACGGTGATGTACGTCGACGGGTCGCAGATCGCCCGGAACCCGTCCCAGCCGGCCACCGGCATCGCGACGCTCGGAAAGCCGTTCGTCATCGGCGGCACCCAGTTCGCCGAGCAGTTCGGCCAGAGCTTCTACGGCTGGATCGGCGACACCCGCATCGTGAACCGGGCGCTGACGCCGAAGGACTTCATGGCCCCGTTCGCGTAA
- a CDS encoding lysylphosphatidylglycerol synthase transmembrane domain-containing protein, giving the protein MALPRMQFLRRIACLVPITVIGVWVVLNWPVIASGGRGLLTANRYWLLAALAVTGLGWVAVSFARQGAVLEPLPAGRLFATQFASGAANHVLPAGLGAGAVNLRFLRGCGIPLTQSSAALALYLLAEAAARVVLLLTLLTACPGALRLGGLVPKTVALPLVWAAGGLVCTAVLAVVVIRPLRRVIGAFLGTALTDARALHARPARALALWGGSLAFPVLQAAGLVAVALAVDVPVPVIHVAIAYLAASVAAAAVPTPGGIGSVDAALVVALVAAGASVTAAGSVVLGYRIITVWLPLIPGALVLGALVRSKVV; this is encoded by the coding sequence ATGGCCCTACCCCGCATGCAGTTCCTGCGCCGGATCGCCTGCCTGGTCCCGATCACTGTCATCGGCGTCTGGGTGGTGCTGAACTGGCCGGTCATCGCCTCCGGCGGCCGCGGGCTCCTCACCGCCAACCGCTACTGGCTGCTGGCCGCGCTGGCAGTCACCGGGCTGGGCTGGGTCGCGGTGTCCTTCGCGCGCCAGGGCGCGGTGCTCGAACCACTCCCCGCCGGACGGTTGTTCGCCACCCAGTTCGCCTCAGGCGCCGCCAACCACGTCCTGCCGGCCGGATTGGGCGCGGGCGCGGTCAATCTGCGCTTCCTCAGGGGCTGCGGGATCCCGCTGACCCAGTCCTCGGCCGCACTCGCCTTGTACCTGCTGGCGGAGGCGGCGGCGCGGGTCGTGCTCCTGCTCACGCTTCTGACCGCCTGCCCCGGCGCGCTCCGGCTGGGCGGCCTCGTCCCGAAAACGGTTGCCCTCCCGCTCGTGTGGGCGGCGGGCGGGCTGGTCTGCACGGCAGTGCTCGCGGTGGTCGTCATACGCCCGCTCCGCAGGGTCATCGGTGCCTTTCTGGGCACCGCTCTGACCGACGCGCGTGCGCTGCATGCCAGGCCCGCCCGGGCACTCGCCCTGTGGGGTGGTTCATTGGCCTTCCCCGTCCTGCAGGCCGCCGGACTGGTCGCGGTCGCGCTGGCCGTCGACGTCCCGGTACCCGTGATCCATGTCGCGATCGCGTATCTCGCCGCCAGCGTCGCAGCCGCCGCCGTCCCGACACCCGGTGGCATCGGCTCCGTCGACGCGGCGCTGGTCGTCGCTCTCGTCGCCGCCGGCGCTTCGGTCACCGCCGCGGGCTCCGTGGTCCTGGGCTACCGCATCATCACGGTATGGCTGCCGCTGATCCCCGGGGCGCTGGTGCTCGGCGCCCTGGTGCGCTCGAAGGTGGTCTGA
- a CDS encoding glycosyltransferase 87 family protein, translating into MTRSQQLLRTVVPVAGAALFMVTVPYYRGWFDLNVYYGTVDDWIRHGGRIYDYLLPGTGYGFTYPPFAAVCMLPMLLVGHTGAVVGGVLLSAAASVLLLRGPLYELPLGRGGLVATACLFVMLEPVRDTFSLGQVNLLLMALVYADGGRGRFAGVGIGLATAFKLTPGIFIGYLLLTGRRRAAGVAVGTAAAATVIGVLAAPRASWVFWTRALWDTHRVGALDYVSNQSLQGALARLGAARPVWVLAVLAVLVLWAYRVRRATAAGDDEAGMALTGLAACLVSPVTWVHHLVWAVPALALLVRYGHRAVAAALYVVLCSSVVWLWRDDPSGVDGFLGGSTYVWICLGLLALWPQASSRLPSPSCVRQADEPGLEAAP; encoded by the coding sequence GTGACCCGGTCGCAGCAGCTGCTCCGCACGGTGGTCCCGGTCGCCGGCGCCGCGCTCTTCATGGTGACGGTGCCGTACTACCGGGGCTGGTTCGACCTGAACGTCTACTACGGGACCGTCGACGACTGGATCCGGCACGGCGGCCGGATCTACGACTACCTGCTGCCCGGGACCGGATACGGCTTCACCTACCCGCCCTTCGCCGCCGTCTGCATGCTGCCCATGCTCCTGGTCGGGCACACCGGCGCGGTGGTGGGCGGCGTGCTGCTCAGCGCGGCCGCGTCCGTGCTGCTGTTGCGTGGTCCGCTGTACGAACTTCCCTTGGGGCGAGGCGGGTTGGTGGCGACCGCGTGCCTCTTCGTGATGCTGGAACCGGTACGGGACACCTTCAGTCTGGGTCAGGTCAATCTGCTGCTGATGGCGCTGGTGTACGCGGACGGCGGGCGCGGCCGTTTCGCAGGCGTCGGCATCGGCCTGGCGACGGCGTTCAAGCTCACGCCGGGCATCTTCATCGGGTACCTGCTGCTCACCGGCCGACGCCGGGCCGCTGGCGTCGCCGTGGGTACGGCGGCGGCAGCGACCGTGATCGGTGTGCTGGCGGCGCCACGCGCGTCGTGGGTGTTCTGGACCCGGGCGCTGTGGGACACACACCGGGTCGGTGCCCTGGACTACGTGTCCAACCAGTCGCTCCAGGGCGCGCTGGCCCGGCTGGGCGCGGCCCGCCCGGTGTGGGTGCTGGCCGTACTCGCGGTGCTCGTCCTGTGGGCGTACCGAGTGCGCCGGGCGACCGCGGCCGGTGACGACGAGGCAGGGATGGCGCTCACCGGCCTTGCGGCATGCCTGGTCAGCCCGGTGACCTGGGTGCACCACCTGGTGTGGGCGGTGCCCGCCCTCGCGTTGCTCGTCAGATACGGCCATCGCGCTGTTGCCGCAGCCCTGTACGTGGTGCTGTGCAGCAGTGTCGTATGGCTGTGGCGTGATGACCCGTCCGGCGTGGACGGTTTCCTCGGAGGGAGTACGTACGTGTGGATCTGCCTGGGGCTGCTGGCGCTGTGGCCGCAAGCGTCCTCCCGGCTTCCGTCGCCCAGCTGTGTTCGGCAAGCGGATGAACCGGGCCTGGAGGCAGCGCCCTGA
- the mptB gene encoding polyprenol phosphomannose-dependent alpha 1,6 mannosyltransferase MptB, producing MLVPDTIADPRRCRWLGFAGSVAVAVGGLTAGALPVRDAVGPYGGRLGLAGAYFGLVLLVAAWWWLGRAVRGPEPPGERFLLVTLGIWALPLVLGPPLFSRDVYSYLVQGTMAAAHMDVYAHGADRLGGPLAAEVPPIWQHTPTPYGPVFLVVARAAVPLGIVGMRLVALFGVALMIAFLLVLAGRCGTDRSAALWLGALNPLLLLHLVAGAHNDAVMLGLLCAGLAAASGRWPVAAAVLVTLAALVKVPAALGLFAVASIWSYRLQGRARLVRAGLATLAVAVATTVAATAATGTGYGWIGALGTPVSAHNWSLTGTLGRLTGAVLAWRFLGVAAIAVVLLLVWRHRHVLGPVYALGIGLAAVALLGPAIRPWYVLWALFPIAAAAPRGRVRRWAAVGSCVLALAVLPDGFAPDVRQLVLAVSGGGLAALALLTWRAAARPHAADTPGTLL from the coding sequence ATGCTGGTGCCGGACACGATCGCCGATCCGCGCCGCTGCCGGTGGCTCGGGTTCGCGGGCTCGGTCGCGGTCGCGGTGGGCGGGCTGACCGCAGGGGCGTTGCCGGTGCGGGACGCGGTAGGGCCGTACGGCGGGCGACTGGGGCTGGCCGGTGCGTACTTCGGGCTGGTGCTGCTGGTCGCCGCGTGGTGGTGGCTGGGGCGAGCGGTGCGGGGGCCCGAACCACCGGGGGAGCGCTTCCTGTTGGTGACGCTGGGGATCTGGGCGTTGCCGCTGGTGCTGGGGCCGCCGCTGTTCAGCCGGGACGTGTACAGCTATCTGGTGCAGGGCACGATGGCCGCCGCGCACATGGACGTGTACGCGCACGGTGCCGACCGGCTCGGCGGGCCGCTGGCCGCCGAGGTGCCGCCGATCTGGCAGCACACGCCGACGCCGTACGGCCCGGTCTTCCTGGTCGTGGCCAGGGCGGCGGTACCGCTCGGGATAGTCGGCATGCGGCTGGTGGCGCTGTTCGGCGTCGCCCTGATGATCGCCTTCCTGCTGGTACTTGCCGGGCGCTGTGGCACCGACCGATCGGCCGCCCTCTGGTTGGGCGCGCTGAACCCGCTGCTCCTGCTGCACCTCGTCGCGGGCGCGCACAACGACGCGGTGATGCTGGGGCTGCTCTGCGCAGGGCTGGCGGCGGCGTCCGGGCGGTGGCCGGTGGCGGCCGCGGTGCTGGTCACACTGGCAGCGCTGGTGAAGGTGCCTGCGGCGCTGGGGCTGTTCGCGGTCGCGTCGATCTGGTCGTACCGGTTGCAGGGGCGTGCCAGGCTGGTCAGGGCCGGACTTGCCACTCTTGCCGTCGCGGTGGCGACCACGGTGGCCGCCACCGCTGCCACCGGCACCGGCTACGGCTGGATCGGCGCCCTCGGCACCCCCGTCTCCGCCCACAACTGGTCCCTCACCGGTACTCTCGGGCGCCTCACCGGTGCCGTGCTCGCCTGGCGCTTCCTCGGTGTCGCCGCAATCGCTGTCGTACTGCTCCTGGTCTGGCGCCACCGCCACGTGCTCGGCCCGGTGTACGCCCTCGGGATCGGCCTGGCTGCTGTCGCCCTGCTCGGCCCCGCGATCCGCCCCTGGTACGTGCTCTGGGCGCTGTTCCCCATCGCGGCCGCCGCACCGCGCGGCCGGGTGCGCCGCTGGGCGGCCGTCGGCAGTTGTGTGCTCGCCCTCGCCGTCCTCCCGGACGGTTTCGCCCCGGACGTAAGGCAGTTGGTGCTCGCGGTGAGCGGCGGCGGACTGGCGGCGCTGGCCCTGTTGACCTGGCGGGCAGCGGCCCGGCCGCACGCCGCCGACACCCCGGGAACGCTGCTGTGA
- a CDS encoding HAD family hydrolase, which yields MIETIVFDIGETLTRDDRYWQSWAEWLDVPRHTVSALVGAVVTQGRDNTDALRIIRPDIDVGAEYRAREAAGRGEHLDETDLYPDVRPVLAGLRELGVRVLVAGNQSEKAGILLRALDLPADLVVTSAEWGVAKPDPAFFQRVLQESGAAAHETVYVGDHPVNDVYPAKAAGLRVAHIRRGPWGNWWGGDPDVIAAADWSINSLTDLIALVGE from the coding sequence GTGATTGAGACCATCGTCTTCGACATCGGCGAAACCCTCACCAGGGACGACCGGTACTGGCAGTCCTGGGCGGAGTGGCTCGACGTCCCACGGCACACCGTCAGCGCTCTCGTCGGGGCCGTCGTCACCCAAGGACGCGACAACACGGACGCGTTGAGGATCATCCGCCCCGACATCGACGTCGGCGCCGAGTACCGTGCGCGCGAAGCAGCCGGCCGGGGCGAGCACCTCGACGAGACGGACCTCTACCCGGATGTTCGGCCGGTCCTCGCGGGACTTCGCGAGCTCGGCGTCCGCGTCCTCGTCGCCGGGAACCAGAGTGAGAAGGCCGGCATCCTGCTGCGTGCCCTGGATCTGCCCGCGGACCTAGTCGTCACCTCGGCGGAGTGGGGGGTCGCGAAGCCTGATCCGGCATTCTTCCAGCGGGTTCTGCAGGAGTCCGGTGCAGCTGCCCACGAGACGGTGTACGTCGGTGACCACCCGGTGAACGACGTGTACCCCGCCAAGGCGGCCGGGCTGCGGGTTGCCCACATTCGCCGCGGACCATGGGGGAATTGGTGGGGTGGCGACCCGGATGTCATTGCGGCCGCGGACTGGTCCATCAACTCACTCACGGACCTGATCGCCCTCGTCGGCGAGTGA
- a CDS encoding Fur family transcriptional regulator codes for MSDLLERLRLRGRDWRMTSQRRVVAEVLDGEHVHLTADEVHARAVQRLPEISRATVYNALGELVALGEVVEFSTDGRAKRYDPNAQHPHQHLVCSSCGIIRDVHPTGDPLTDLPAEERFGFTVSKVEVTYRGFCPSCAQAVSDH; via the coding sequence ATGAGTGACCTGCTGGAGCGACTGCGACTGAGAGGGCGTGACTGGCGGATGACCTCCCAGCGGCGTGTCGTTGCGGAGGTCCTCGATGGTGAACATGTGCATCTCACGGCCGACGAGGTGCACGCCCGTGCGGTGCAGCGGTTGCCCGAGATCTCCCGGGCGACCGTCTACAACGCTCTGGGCGAGCTGGTCGCTCTCGGCGAGGTCGTGGAGTTCTCCACGGACGGCCGGGCAAAGCGTTACGACCCCAATGCACAACACCCGCACCAGCACCTGGTGTGTTCCAGCTGCGGGATCATCCGCGATGTCCACCCGACCGGCGATCCGCTCACCGACCTCCCGGCGGAGGAGCGGTTCGGCTTCACGGTGTCCAAGGTCGAGGTCACCTACCGCGGGTTTTGTCCGTCGTGCGCCCAGGCAGTGTCTGATCATTGA
- the katG gene encoding catalase/peroxidase HPI, whose amino-acid sequence MSENHDAIVTDAKTEGGGGCPVAHGRAPHPTQGGGNRQWWPERLNLKILAKNPGVANPLGEEFDYAEAFKTLDLPAVKRDIAEVLTTSQDWWPADFGHYGPFMIRMAWHSAGTYRISDGRGGAGAGQQRFAPLNSWPDNGNLDKARRLLWPVKKKYGQSLSWADLMILTGNVALEQMGFDTFGFAGGREDVWESEEDVYWGPETTWLDDERYTGDRELENPLGAVQMGLIYVNPEGPNGNPDPIAAARDIRETFRRMAMNDEETVALIAGGHTFGKTHGAGPAESVGADPEAAPIEAQGLGWKSTYGTGKGADAITSGLEVTWTTTPTQWSNGFFDNLFGYEWELTQSPAGANQWKPKDGAGEGTVPAAHDPSKKIAPSMLTTDLSLRLDPIYEPISRRFHENPAEFADAFARAWYKLTHRDMGPKSLYLGPEVPEETLLWQDPLPEAEGEVIGAEDITALKAKILGSDLTVSQLVSTAWASASTFRGSDKRGGANGARIRLEPQRGWEVNEPDQLAEALRTLEGIQRAFNSGDKNVSLADLIVLGGVAAVEKAAKDAGHDVQVPFTPGRVDATDEHTDAESFTALEPNADGFRNYLGKGNRLPAEYLLLDRANLLTLSAPELTVLVGGLRVLGANHQQSSHGVLTGTPGKLTNDFFVNLLDLGTTWKATSEDATTFDGRDDATGEVKWTGTRADLVFGSNSELRALAEVYASDDAKEKFVKDFVAAWDKVMNLDRFDLV is encoded by the coding sequence ATGTCTGAGAACCATGATGCGATCGTCACCGACGCAAAAACGGAGGGCGGAGGTGGCTGCCCGGTCGCGCACGGGCGCGCCCCGCACCCCACTCAAGGCGGCGGAAACCGCCAGTGGTGGCCGGAGCGGCTCAACCTGAAGATCCTTGCCAAGAACCCCGGCGTGGCCAACCCCCTCGGCGAGGAGTTCGACTACGCCGAGGCGTTCAAGACCCTCGATCTCCCGGCCGTGAAGCGGGACATCGCAGAGGTGCTGACGACCTCGCAGGACTGGTGGCCCGCCGACTTCGGCCACTACGGGCCGTTCATGATCCGCATGGCGTGGCACAGCGCGGGCACCTACCGGATCAGCGACGGCCGAGGCGGCGCCGGGGCCGGCCAGCAGCGCTTCGCCCCTCTCAACAGCTGGCCGGACAACGGAAACCTCGACAAGGCCCGCCGCCTGCTGTGGCCCGTGAAGAAGAAGTACGGCCAGAGCCTCTCCTGGGCCGACCTCATGATCCTCACCGGCAATGTCGCCCTGGAGCAGATGGGCTTCGACACGTTCGGCTTCGCCGGTGGCCGCGAGGACGTCTGGGAGTCCGAGGAGGACGTGTACTGGGGGCCCGAGACCACCTGGCTCGACGACGAGCGCTACACCGGCGACCGTGAGCTGGAGAACCCGCTCGGCGCCGTGCAGATGGGCCTCATCTACGTGAACCCGGAGGGCCCGAACGGCAACCCGGACCCGATCGCCGCGGCCCGCGACATCCGTGAGACCTTCCGCCGGATGGCGATGAACGACGAGGAGACGGTCGCCCTGATCGCGGGCGGTCACACCTTCGGCAAGACCCACGGCGCGGGCCCGGCGGAGAGCGTCGGCGCCGACCCCGAGGCCGCCCCGATCGAGGCGCAGGGCCTGGGCTGGAAGAGCACGTACGGCACGGGCAAGGGCGCGGACGCCATCACCTCCGGCCTGGAGGTCACCTGGACCACCACGCCCACCCAGTGGAGCAACGGCTTCTTCGACAACCTCTTCGGTTACGAGTGGGAGCTGACCCAGAGCCCCGCGGGCGCCAACCAGTGGAAGCCGAAGGACGGCGCGGGCGAGGGCACCGTCCCCGCCGCCCACGACCCCTCGAAGAAGATCGCTCCCTCGATGCTCACGACGGACCTGTCGCTGCGCCTCGACCCGATCTACGAGCCGATCTCCCGCCGCTTCCACGAGAACCCCGCGGAGTTCGCGGACGCCTTCGCGCGGGCCTGGTACAAGCTGACCCACCGCGACATGGGCCCGAAGTCGCTCTACCTCGGCCCCGAGGTCCCGGAAGAGACCCTCCTGTGGCAGGACCCGCTGCCGGAGGCGGAGGGCGAGGTCATCGGCGCCGAGGACATCACCGCCCTCAAGGCGAAGATCCTCGGCTCGGACCTGACCGTCTCGCAGCTGGTCTCCACCGCGTGGGCGTCGGCCTCGACGTTCCGTGGCAGCGACAAGCGCGGCGGCGCCAACGGCGCGCGCATCCGACTGGAGCCGCAGCGTGGCTGGGAGGTCAACGAACCCGACCAGCTGGCGGAGGCACTGCGCACGCTGGAGGGCATCCAGCGTGCCTTCAACTCCGGTGACAAGAACGTCTCCCTGGCCGACCTGATCGTGCTCGGCGGCGTCGCCGCCGTCGAGAAGGCCGCCAAGGACGCCGGTCACGACGTCCAGGTGCCCTTCACCCCGGGCCGTGTCGACGCGACGGACGAGCACACCGACGCGGAGTCCTTCACAGCGCTGGAGCCGAACGCGGACGGCTTCCGCAACTACCTCGGGAAGGGCAACCGGCTGCCGGCCGAGTACCTGCTGCTCGACCGGGCGAACCTGCTGACCCTGAGCGCTCCGGAGCTGACGGTCCTCGTCGGCGGTCTGCGCGTCCTGGGCGCGAACCACCAGCAGTCCTCGCACGGTGTCCTCACCGGGACCCCCGGGAAGCTGACCAACGACTTCTTCGTCAACCTGCTCGACCTGGGCACGACGTGGAAGGCGACGTCCGAGGACGCGACCACCTTCGATGGCCGCGACGACGCCACCGGCGAGGTCAAGTGGACCGGCACGCGGGCCGACCTCGTCTTCGGGTCGAACTCCGAGCTTCGCGCGCTCGCGGAGGTCTACGCGAGCGATGACGCGAAGGAGAAGTTCGTGAAGGACTTCGTCGCAGCGTGGGACAAGGTGATGAACCTCGACCGGTTCGACCTCGTCTGA